A genomic region of Halomonas aestuarii contains the following coding sequences:
- a CDS encoding DUF2256 domain-containing protein, translating to MHRKPHLPHKVCAYCARPFAWRRKWARCWEEVRHCSERCRRDARRPEHTP from the coding sequence ATGCACCGCAAGCCGCATCTCCCCCACAAGGTTTGCGCGTATTGCGCCCGTCCTTTCGCCTGGCGACGCAAGTGGGCGCGCTGCTGGGAGGAGGTTCGCCATTGCAGCGAGCGCTGTCGCCGCGACGCACGACGTCCGGAGCATACGCCATGA
- a CDS encoding DASH family cryptochrome gives MSRTLIWLRSDLRLADNPLFQFSTPPEALLCVYVLDEVWLTPMPGLEAPRIGPARLQFLWQSLIELRGELLKRGSDLLVRIDDPVEAVVALVDEHEIDEVRVRADAGWEERQATARMAERLDGAVSLSRHDSGTLFDEASLPMAIADLPGSFSAFRRKVERDWSVPGAVPAPVTLPSWPAGAPRGFPPLHKVCGRAAAWAPDRRGNFAFAGGEVPGWARVDHYLWENGDVARYKQTRNGLSGAYFSTRFSPWLAQGCLSARQVHDGVRAWEAEHGANDSSYWILFELLWRDYFHWAAWQEGASLFGRRELPAPDDAVRAWCEGHTGVPFVDAAMRELATTGWLSNRARQNAASYLIRDLGGDWRLGAAWFEHCLIDYDVASNWGNWRYLAGVGRSSQPRALDVHDQAERYDPEGAYAALWEASRPAPRPEVS, from the coding sequence ATGAGCCGGACGCTGATATGGCTGCGCAGCGATCTGCGCCTGGCCGACAACCCCTTGTTCCAGTTCTCGACGCCGCCGGAGGCACTGCTGTGCGTGTACGTGCTGGACGAGGTGTGGCTGACCCCCATGCCCGGCCTCGAGGCACCGCGCATTGGGCCGGCGCGCCTGCAGTTTCTCTGGCAGAGCCTGATCGAGCTGCGCGGCGAACTGCTCAAGCGCGGCAGCGACCTGCTGGTGCGCATCGACGATCCCGTGGAGGCGGTCGTGGCCCTGGTCGACGAGCACGAGATCGACGAGGTGCGGGTGCGCGCCGACGCTGGCTGGGAGGAGCGGCAGGCCACCGCGCGAATGGCCGAACGGCTGGACGGTGCCGTGTCGCTCTCCCGCCACGACAGCGGCACGCTGTTCGACGAGGCCTCCCTGCCCATGGCCATCGCCGACCTGCCCGGCAGTTTCTCGGCCTTCCGCCGCAAGGTGGAGCGCGACTGGTCGGTCCCCGGCGCCGTCCCGGCGCCGGTGACCCTGCCCAGCTGGCCGGCGGGTGCCCCGCGAGGCTTCCCTCCGCTTCACAAGGTCTGCGGCCGGGCGGCCGCCTGGGCGCCGGACCGTCGGGGCAACTTTGCCTTTGCCGGGGGAGAGGTGCCGGGATGGGCGCGGGTCGATCACTACCTCTGGGAGAATGGTGACGTGGCGCGCTACAAGCAGACCCGCAATGGGCTGTCGGGCGCGTATTTCTCCACGCGGTTCTCGCCCTGGCTGGCCCAGGGATGCCTGTCCGCGCGTCAGGTGCATGACGGCGTGCGGGCCTGGGAGGCCGAGCACGGCGCCAACGACTCGAGCTACTGGATCCTCTTCGAGCTGCTGTGGCGCGACTACTTCCACTGGGCGGCGTGGCAGGAGGGGGCGTCGCTGTTCGGCCGGCGCGAGCTGCCGGCCCCCGACGACGCTGTCCGCGCCTGGTGCGAGGGTCACACCGGGGTGCCCTTCGTGGATGCGGCCATGCGCGAGCTGGCGACTACCGGCTGGCTCTCCAATCGGGCGCGCCAGAACGCGGCGAGCTACCTGATCCGTGACCTGGGGGGCGACTGGCGGCTGGGCGCTGCCTGGTTCGAGCACTGCCTGATCGACTACGACGTCGCCAGCAACTGGGGCAACTGGCGCTACCTTGCCGGGGTAGGACGAAGCAGTCAGCCGCGTGCCCTGGACGTCCATGACCAGGCCGAGCGCTATGACCCCGAGGGCGCCTACGCGGCCCTCTGGGAGGCGTCGCGCCCGGCCCCTCGCCCGGAGGTCTCGTGA
- a CDS encoding DUF3429 domain-containing protein, with amino-acid sequence MRAAIPRLPLWLGLAGLLPFLVSAAAAWLAPTAWQVLAIRAFLGYGAVILSFLGGVQWGVAMCRERPGEDAFRVRMLLAMVPSLVAWPALLLHPLTGAWVLVAGFVLVRGHELSREGRARLPDWYQSLRTLLTLVVLACHALVIWRLGGA; translated from the coding sequence ATGCGTGCCGCGATCCCGCGTCTTCCGCTGTGGCTTGGCCTCGCCGGGCTGCTGCCCTTCCTGGTGAGTGCGGCGGCGGCCTGGCTGGCCCCGACCGCCTGGCAGGTCCTCGCCATCCGCGCCTTCCTCGGCTATGGCGCGGTGATCCTCTCCTTCCTCGGCGGTGTTCAGTGGGGCGTGGCCATGTGCCGTGAACGTCCCGGCGAGGACGCCTTCCGGGTGCGGATGCTGCTCGCCATGGTGCCGAGCCTGGTGGCCTGGCCGGCCCTGCTGCTGCATCCGCTCACCGGCGCCTGGGTGCTGGTCGCGGGCTTCGTGCTGGTGCGCGGCCACGAGCTGTCCCGGGAGGGGCGGGCGAGACTCCCCGACTGGTACCAGTCCCTGCGTACCCTCCTGACCCTGGTGGTGCTGGCCTGTCACGCCCTGGTGATCTGGCGCCTCGGCGGCGCGTGA
- a CDS encoding lytic murein transglycosylase: MKRMLTPSLLLVLLAGCQAAPTGENSVARAEERDAATTVAVVDTAEQAASEDFDAWLSRFRQEARAEGISASTLSRALEGLRYRPRVIELDRSQPEFVRPIWQYLDSAVSATRVTNGRQRLDAHRDTAREMERRYGVPPEVIVAIWGIESNYGSNFGDFSTLEALATLAFDGRRHDFARAELLAALRILDKGDITPDRMLGSWAGAMGHTQFMPSSFEAYAVDGDGDGRRDIWGSIPDVMASTAHYLDRASWQPGQPWGVEVRLPDGFDYAQTELTHRQSSHEWAERGVQTLSGDPLPDFTAASVLVPGGAEGPAFLVGPNFRAILRYNNATSYALAVGTLADEIAGREGVVQGWPREQQPLSRRQVREMQHLLNQRGFEVGDPDGIMGPNTRRGLREFQAAIGTTPDGFATLSLLQRLQR, encoded by the coding sequence ATGAAACGGATGCTGACCCCCTCCCTGCTGCTGGTGCTGCTGGCCGGCTGCCAGGCGGCCCCGACCGGCGAGAACAGCGTGGCCCGGGCAGAGGAGCGCGATGCGGCGACCACGGTGGCCGTGGTCGACACGGCCGAGCAGGCCGCCTCGGAGGATTTCGATGCCTGGCTGTCGCGCTTCCGGCAGGAGGCGCGGGCCGAGGGCATCTCGGCCTCGACACTGTCGAGGGCCCTGGAGGGCCTGCGTTATCGCCCGCGGGTGATCGAGCTGGACCGCTCCCAGCCCGAGTTCGTGCGCCCGATCTGGCAGTACCTGGACAGTGCCGTCTCGGCGACCCGGGTGACCAACGGGCGGCAGCGCCTGGACGCGCATCGCGACACGGCCCGCGAGATGGAGCGGCGCTATGGGGTGCCGCCCGAGGTGATCGTCGCCATCTGGGGCATCGAGAGCAACTATGGCAGCAACTTCGGCGACTTCTCGACCCTCGAGGCCCTGGCCACCCTGGCCTTCGACGGTCGCCGCCACGACTTCGCCCGGGCCGAGCTGCTCGCCGCGCTGCGCATCCTGGACAAGGGGGATATCACCCCCGACCGCATGCTCGGCTCCTGGGCCGGTGCCATGGGTCACACTCAGTTCATGCCCTCCAGCTTCGAGGCCTATGCCGTGGACGGCGACGGCGACGGGCGGCGCGACATCTGGGGCAGCATCCCCGACGTGATGGCCTCCACCGCCCACTACCTGGATCGGGCCAGCTGGCAACCGGGCCAGCCATGGGGCGTTGAGGTCCGGCTGCCCGATGGCTTCGACTACGCCCAGACCGAGCTGACCCACCGTCAATCCAGCCACGAGTGGGCCGAGCGAGGCGTACAGACCCTGAGCGGTGATCCCCTGCCCGACTTCACCGCTGCCTCGGTGCTCGTGCCGGGCGGTGCCGAGGGGCCGGCCTTCCTGGTCGGGCCCAACTTCCGGGCCATCCTGCGCTACAACAACGCCACCAGCTACGCCCTGGCGGTGGGCACCCTAGCCGACGAGATCGCCGGTCGCGAGGGCGTGGTGCAGGGGTGGCCCCGCGAGCAGCAGCCGCTGAGCCGGCGCCAGGTACGTGAGATGCAGCATCTGCTCAATCAGCGCGGATTCGAGGTGGGGGACCCGGACGGCATCATGGGCCCCAATACCCGCCGGGGCCTGCGCGAGTTCCAGGCCGCCATCGGCACCACGCCGGATGGCTTCGCGACCCTCAGTCTGCTCCAGCGCCTGCAGCGCTGA
- a CDS encoding ATP-dependent zinc protease — translation MLPSRSCLSLCAALLLGGVAPALAADHHGMFGWVEKAILKPWGVEVKAKLDSGALTSSLDARDIETFEKNGDEWVRFRLKLEDEASGEVFTERMELPRYRDLRVRGAGGVDERPVVLMNVCLGGTVYEEQFSLRDRGEMNYPLLLGRRSIGHLGLLDVRETFLTDPECDEDAPFVPHDPDEE, via the coding sequence ATGCTCCCGTCACGATCCTGCCTGTCGCTGTGTGCCGCCCTGCTCCTCGGGGGCGTGGCGCCCGCCCTGGCCGCCGACCACCACGGGATGTTCGGCTGGGTCGAGAAGGCGATCCTCAAGCCCTGGGGCGTCGAGGTGAAGGCCAAGCTCGACAGCGGGGCCCTGACCTCGTCGCTGGACGCCCGTGATATCGAGACCTTCGAGAAGAACGGCGACGAGTGGGTCCGCTTCCGTCTGAAGCTCGAGGACGAGGCCAGTGGCGAGGTCTTCACCGAGCGCATGGAACTGCCGCGGTACCGCGACCTGAGGGTGCGGGGGGCGGGTGGCGTCGATGAGCGGCCGGTGGTGCTGATGAACGTCTGCCTGGGCGGCACCGTCTACGAGGAGCAGTTCAGCCTGCGCGACCGCGGAGAGATGAACTACCCGCTGCTGCTCGGGCGACGCTCCATCGGCCACCTGGGGCTGCTCGACGTGCGCGAGACCTTTCTCACCGACCCCGAGTGCGACGAGGACGCCCCCTTCGTCCCCCACGACCCCGACGAGGAGTAG
- a CDS encoding 16S rRNA (uracil(1498)-N(3))-methyltransferase, which yields MNLILLSPEDIETPRLARVRDPRRLAHLREVHRARPGDTLILGIEGGRLGRGQLLALDDGEARFDITDLDQAPPPALPVHLVLALPRPRMLARSLEHVTALGVKRITLLNTRRVEKSYWQSPELDDEKIRRHLVLGLEQARDTLVPEVTLAKGFRPFVEDRLPGLLEGRRGLVAHPGMPLDCPRGLDEPALLLVGPEGGFIPWEVEQLLEAGCEGIHLGPRILRVETAVTALLARLF from the coding sequence ATGAACCTGATCCTGCTATCGCCCGAGGACATCGAGACGCCCCGCCTGGCTCGGGTCAGAGACCCGCGCCGGCTGGCGCACCTGCGTGAGGTCCATCGCGCCCGCCCAGGCGACACCCTGATCCTGGGCATCGAAGGCGGACGACTGGGGCGCGGCCAACTGCTGGCCCTGGACGACGGCGAGGCGCGCTTCGACATCACGGACCTGGACCAGGCGCCACCGCCGGCCCTGCCGGTACACCTGGTGCTGGCCCTGCCCCGCCCCCGGATGCTGGCGCGCAGCCTGGAGCATGTCACCGCGCTGGGCGTGAAGCGGATCACCCTGCTCAACACGCGCCGGGTCGAGAAGAGCTACTGGCAGTCGCCGGAACTCGATGACGAGAAGATCCGCCGCCATCTGGTGCTGGGCCTGGAGCAGGCCCGCGACACCCTGGTGCCCGAGGTGACCCTGGCCAAGGGCTTCCGCCCCTTCGTCGAGGATCGGCTGCCGGGCCTGCTCGAGGGCCGGCGTGGCCTGGTGGCCCATCCGGGGATGCCCCTGGACTGCCCCCGCGGCCTCGACGAACCCGCCCTGCTGCTGGTGGGGCCGGAGGGGGGCTTCATCCCCTGGGAGGTGGAACAACTGCTCGAGGCCGGCTGCGAGGGCATCCACCTGGGGCCGCGCATCCTGCGGGTTGAGACCGCGGTCACCGCCCTGCTGGCCCGGCTCTTCTGA
- the phaR gene encoding polyhydroxyalkanoate synthesis repressor PhaR, whose translation MRVIRKYANRRLYDTEQSRYVTLEDLRGLIIDEVPFRVEDAKSGEDLTRTILLSIIIEQEQADGDAQVFSNDLLAQFIRVYDMAQPLPLARYLEQGTKLMLEQQHRMQDQWQQAMRHSPMELMRELAEENMKFWQKTINQAGAPSDDEQGKGKQ comes from the coding sequence GTGCGCGTGATTCGCAAGTATGCCAACCGCAGGCTCTATGATACCGAACAGAGCCGCTACGTGACCCTCGAGGACCTGCGAGGCCTGATCATCGACGAGGTGCCTTTCCGGGTCGAGGATGCCAAGAGCGGCGAGGACCTGACCCGCACCATCCTGCTGTCGATCATCATCGAGCAGGAGCAGGCCGACGGCGACGCGCAGGTGTTCTCCAACGATCTGCTCGCCCAGTTCATCCGGGTCTACGACATGGCCCAGCCGCTCCCCCTGGCCCGCTACCTGGAGCAGGGCACCAAGCTGATGCTCGAGCAGCAGCACCGCATGCAGGACCAGTGGCAGCAGGCCATGCGGCACTCGCCCATGGAGCTGATGCGCGAGCTGGCCGAGGAGAACATGAAGTTCTGGCAGAAGACCATCAACCAGGCCGGCGCCCCGAGCGACGACGAACAGGGAAAGGGCAAGCAGTGA
- the purD gene encoding phosphoribosylamine--glycine ligase, giving the protein MKVLIIGGGGREHALAWKVAQSPRVDTVFVAPGNAGTALEPGLENVDIGVSDLEGLVAFAREQGVELTIVGPEAPLVEGVVDRFREAGLAIFGPTAGAAQLEGSKSFTKDFLARHAIPTADYRTFTAVAPALEYLAEKGAPIVIKADGLAAGKGVIVAMTEAEAEAAVRDMLEANTFGDAGARVVIEEFLQGEEASFIVMVDGETILPMATSQDHKRVGDGDTGPNTGGMGAYSPAPVVTESVYERIMERVIRPTVRGMAEEGHAYTGFLYAGLMIDAEGNPKVIEYNCRFGDPETQPIMLRLRSDLAELCLAGARGELAGLSCDWDPRSAVGVVLAAGGYPGSYRKGDAIEGLDAAEATGCKVFHAGTAQRDGQVVTAGGRVLCVTALGDGVGAARDLAYRGVAEITWPDVLYRHDIAHRAIARERGDA; this is encoded by the coding sequence ATGAAGGTCCTGATCATCGGCGGCGGTGGCCGCGAACACGCCCTGGCCTGGAAGGTCGCCCAGTCACCCCGCGTGGATACGGTCTTCGTGGCGCCCGGCAATGCCGGGACCGCCCTGGAGCCCGGGCTGGAGAACGTCGACATCGGCGTCAGCGACCTGGAGGGCCTGGTGGCCTTCGCCCGCGAGCAGGGCGTCGAGCTGACCATCGTCGGGCCCGAGGCGCCCCTGGTCGAGGGCGTGGTCGACCGCTTCCGCGAGGCGGGCCTGGCGATCTTCGGCCCCACGGCGGGCGCGGCCCAGCTCGAGGGCTCCAAGTCCTTCACCAAGGACTTCCTGGCCCGCCACGCCATCCCCACCGCGGACTACCGCACCTTCACCGCGGTGGCGCCGGCCCTTGAGTATCTCGCCGAGAAGGGCGCGCCCATCGTCATCAAGGCCGATGGCCTGGCGGCCGGCAAGGGTGTGATCGTGGCGATGACCGAGGCCGAGGCCGAGGCGGCGGTGCGCGACATGCTCGAGGCCAACACCTTCGGCGATGCCGGCGCCCGGGTGGTGATCGAGGAGTTCCTTCAGGGCGAGGAGGCGAGCTTCATCGTCATGGTCGATGGCGAGACGATCCTGCCCATGGCCACCAGCCAGGACCACAAGCGGGTAGGCGACGGCGACACCGGCCCCAACACCGGTGGCATGGGGGCCTACTCCCCGGCGCCGGTGGTCACCGAGAGCGTCTACGAGCGCATCATGGAGCGGGTGATCCGACCCACCGTGCGCGGCATGGCCGAGGAGGGGCATGCCTACACCGGCTTCCTCTATGCCGGTCTGATGATCGACGCCGAGGGCAACCCCAAGGTGATCGAGTACAACTGCCGGTTCGGCGATCCCGAGACCCAGCCGATCATGCTGCGGCTGCGCTCCGACCTGGCCGAGCTCTGCCTGGCCGGGGCCCGCGGCGAGCTGGCCGGCCTCTCCTGCGACTGGGATCCGCGGTCCGCCGTGGGCGTGGTGCTGGCCGCGGGCGGCTACCCGGGCAGCTACCGCAAGGGGGATGCCATCGAGGGGCTCGACGCCGCCGAGGCCACCGGCTGCAAGGTCTTCCACGCCGGCACGGCCCAGCGTGACGGCCAGGTGGTCACCGCCGGCGGCCGGGTGCTCTGCGTCACGGCGCTGGGAGACGGTGTCGGGGCGGCCCGTGACCTGGCCTACCGGGGGGTCGCCGAGATTACCTGGCCCGACGTGCTCTACCGTCACGACATCGCCCACCGGGCCATCGCGCGGGAACGCGGCGACGCCTGA
- a CDS encoding acyl-CoA thioesterase, producing the protein MERVRLSFPVDDVVHRHPLTVRITDMNYGRHLGHDALISLLHEARVAALASRGLHEWDLGGFPCVAADLAVQYQAESRWPDALVVETAVPAPGRKAIGVFHRILREADGATVATARINLMLIDPESGRPVVIPDAVRDALAGAR; encoded by the coding sequence ATGGAGCGTGTCAGACTGAGCTTTCCCGTCGATGACGTGGTGCACCGCCACCCGCTGACGGTGCGCATCACCGACATGAACTACGGGCGCCACCTGGGCCACGACGCGCTGATCTCGCTGCTGCACGAGGCCCGGGTCGCCGCGCTCGCCTCGCGTGGGCTTCACGAGTGGGACCTGGGGGGCTTCCCCTGCGTGGCGGCGGACCTGGCCGTGCAGTACCAGGCCGAGTCGCGCTGGCCCGATGCCCTGGTGGTGGAGACGGCCGTCCCGGCGCCGGGACGCAAGGCGATCGGCGTCTTCCACCGCATCCTGCGCGAGGCCGATGGCGCCACGGTGGCCACCGCCCGGATCAACCTGATGCTGATCGACCCCGAGAGCGGCCGTCCGGTGGTGATCCCCGATGCCGTGCGGGATGCCCTGGCAGGAGCGCGCTGA
- a CDS encoding phosphoribulokinase → MSREYPIIALTGSSGAGTTTVKRTFERMFAREAVHAAFVDGDAFHRYTRHELARILLDEPDRKDELSHFAVEANLLDRLEALFQEYGEHGNGTFRHYIHAEDKQMIEAGYQVGTFTEWQPLPCGTDLLFYEGLHGGLVTAELDIARHVDLLVGVAPTMNLEWIQKIDRDMRHRGYSQEAVIDTILGRMDDYVRYIQPQFSRSHINFQRVPTVDTSNPFEVQDIPTDAESFVVIRFRDPATVDFPYLLAMIQDAFMSRPHTLVVPGSRLSLAMELILGPLVRHLLAQRRFR, encoded by the coding sequence ATGTCACGGGAATATCCGATCATCGCCCTCACCGGCTCCTCCGGGGCCGGCACCACCACCGTGAAGCGCACCTTCGAGCGGATGTTCGCCCGGGAGGCCGTGCACGCCGCCTTCGTCGACGGCGATGCCTTCCACCGCTATACCCGACATGAGCTGGCGCGAATCCTCCTCGACGAGCCCGACCGCAAGGACGAGCTCTCCCACTTCGCGGTGGAGGCCAACCTGCTGGACCGGCTCGAGGCGCTGTTCCAGGAGTACGGCGAGCACGGCAACGGCACCTTTCGCCACTACATCCACGCCGAAGACAAGCAGATGATCGAGGCCGGCTACCAGGTCGGCACCTTCACCGAATGGCAGCCGCTGCCCTGTGGCACCGACCTGCTCTTCTACGAGGGCCTGCACGGGGGGCTGGTAACCGCCGAGCTCGACATCGCTCGCCATGTCGACCTGCTGGTGGGGGTGGCGCCGACCATGAACCTGGAGTGGATCCAGAAGATCGACCGTGACATGCGCCATCGTGGCTACTCCCAGGAAGCGGTGATCGACACCATCCTCGGACGCATGGACGACTACGTGCGCTACATCCAGCCGCAGTTCTCGCGCAGCCACATCAACTTCCAGCGGGTGCCCACGGTGGATACCTCCAATCCCTTCGAGGTCCAGGATATCCCCACCGACGCCGAGTCCTTCGTGGTCATCCGCTTCCGCGACCCGGCCACGGTGGACTTCCCCTACCTGCTGGCGATGATCCAGGATGCCTTCATGAGCCGCCCCCATACCCTGGTGGTGCCGGGCTCGCGGCTGTCGCTGGCCATGGAGCTGATCCTGGGGCCGCTGGTCCGCCACCTGCTGGCCCAGCGCCGCTTTCGCTGA
- a CDS encoding histidine triad nucleotide-binding protein — MDCLFCKIIDREIPADIVYEDEHVLAFNDINPQAPTHMLIVPKQHIATLNDIEEDDLARVGRLQYTAAKLAAEQGFAEDGYRVVMNCNDQGGQTVYHIHMHLMGGRRFTWPAG, encoded by the coding sequence ATGGATTGCCTGTTCTGCAAGATCATCGATCGCGAGATCCCCGCCGACATCGTCTACGAGGACGAGCACGTGCTCGCCTTCAACGACATCAATCCCCAGGCACCGACCCACATGCTGATCGTGCCGAAGCAGCATATCGCCACCCTCAACGACATCGAGGAGGACGACCTGGCGCGCGTCGGGCGGCTGCAGTACACCGCCGCGAAGCTGGCCGCGGAGCAGGGCTTCGCCGAGGATGGCTATCGGGTGGTGATGAACTGCAATGACCAGGGTGGCCAGACCGTCTATCATATCCACATGCACCTGATGGGCGGTCGTCGCTTCACGTGGCCGGCTGGCTAG
- the coq7 gene encoding 2-polyprenyl-3-methyl-6-methoxy-1,4-benzoquinone monooxygenase: MTRSLSRADNLIHQFDTVLRTLVPRAATPSRASPATEEVYDEPMTEQERRHAAGLMRINHTGEVCAQALYQGQGMTAKLPEVRGQMEQAAQEEIDHLAWCDERLQELHDRPSLLNPLFYAASFGLGATAGAVGDQVSLGFVAATEEQVGHHLEEHLVKLPPGDHRSRAVLRQMAIDEAHHAQLALEAGGSRFPAPVKLGMKLMSKVMTTSVYRL, from the coding sequence ATGACCCGCTCCCTTTCCCGTGCCGACAACCTCATCCACCAGTTCGATACGGTGCTTCGGACCCTGGTGCCCCGCGCGGCGACTCCCTCGCGGGCCTCTCCCGCGACCGAGGAGGTGTACGACGAGCCGATGACCGAGCAGGAGCGACGGCACGCGGCGGGACTGATGCGCATCAACCACACCGGCGAGGTGTGCGCCCAGGCCCTCTACCAGGGGCAGGGGATGACCGCCAAGCTGCCGGAGGTGCGCGGCCAGATGGAGCAGGCTGCCCAGGAGGAGATCGATCACCTGGCCTGGTGCGACGAACGGCTCCAGGAGCTGCACGACCGCCCGAGCCTGCTCAATCCGCTCTTCTACGCGGCCTCCTTTGGCCTGGGGGCCACCGCCGGCGCCGTGGGTGACCAGGTCAGCCTGGGCTTCGTGGCCGCCACCGAGGAGCAGGTCGGCCACCACCTGGAGGAGCACCTGGTCAAGCTGCCGCCGGGAGACCATCGCTCCCGCGCCGTACTCCGCCAGATGGCCATCGACGAGGCCCACCATGCCCAGCTCGCCCTGGAGGCGGGGGGCAGTCGCTTCCCTGCCCCGGTGAAGCTCGGCATGAAGCTGATGTCCAAGGTGATGACCACGAGCGTCTATCGCCTCTAG
- a CDS encoding OsmC family protein, whose product MKASVKWTDGRQFVAESGSGHSVVIDGPPDHGGHNTGPRPMELMLMGMGGCTAFDILNILDKARADVTDCVASIEAERADEVPSVFTKIHVHFTVSGRGLKEKQVARAVELSAEKYCSASIMLVKGGVEITHSYTVVEA is encoded by the coding sequence ATGAAAGCCAGCGTGAAATGGACCGACGGACGCCAATTCGTCGCCGAGAGTGGTAGCGGCCACAGCGTGGTCATCGACGGCCCGCCCGACCACGGCGGCCACAACACCGGCCCGCGGCCCATGGAGCTGATGCTGATGGGCATGGGCGGCTGCACCGCCTTCGACATCCTCAACATCCTGGACAAGGCCCGTGCCGACGTCACCGACTGCGTGGCCAGCATCGAGGCCGAGCGCGCCGACGAGGTGCCCAGTGTCTTCACGAAGATCCACGTGCACTTCACCGTCAGCGGCCGCGGCCTCAAGGAGAAGCAGGTCGCCCGCGCCGTGGAGCTATCCGCCGAGAAGTACTGCAGCGCTTCGATCATGCTGGTCAAGGGCGGCGTGGAGATCACCCACTCCTACACCGTCGTCGAGGCCTAG
- the murU gene encoding N-acetylmuramate alpha-1-phosphate uridylyltransferase MurU, whose protein sequence is MKAMILAAGLGTRMRPLTDHCPKPLLEAGGKPLIVHHLERLRAAGITEVVINVSYRAQQIIAALGDGSAHGVSIAWSREEAPLETGGGIRQALPLLGDAPFLLVNGDIWCDLAPSTLPAPGDDLAHLVLVDNPDHHPDGDFHLDARGRVRETGEPRLTFAGVSVIDPALVASEPPGAFALAPLLRRAMADGRVGGTHHRGAWVDVGTPARLAELDRRLRG, encoded by the coding sequence ATGAAGGCGATGATCCTGGCCGCGGGGCTCGGCACCCGCATGCGCCCCCTCACCGACCACTGCCCCAAGCCGCTGCTCGAGGCGGGCGGCAAGCCGCTGATCGTCCACCACCTGGAACGCCTGCGGGCCGCGGGCATCACGGAGGTGGTGATCAACGTGAGCTACCGGGCGCAGCAGATCATCGCGGCGCTGGGCGACGGCTCGGCCCATGGCGTGTCCATCGCCTGGAGCCGCGAGGAGGCTCCCCTGGAGACGGGCGGCGGCATCCGGCAGGCGCTGCCACTGCTGGGCGACGCCCCCTTCCTGCTGGTCAACGGCGATATCTGGTGCGACCTGGCCCCGTCGACGCTGCCCGCCCCGGGTGACGATCTGGCCCACCTGGTGCTGGTGGACAATCCCGACCACCACCCGGACGGCGACTTCCACCTGGACGCCCGGGGACGCGTCAGGGAGACCGGCGAGCCGCGCCTCACCTTCGCCGGGGTGAGCGTGATCGACCCGGCCCTGGTCGCCAGCGAACCGCCCGGGGCCTTTGCCCTCGCTCCGCTGCTCAGGCGCGCCATGGCCGACGGGCGGGTCGGCGGCACCCACCACCGAGGCGCCTGGGTCGACGTGGGCACCCCCGCGCGACTGGCCGAGCTCGACCGCCGCCTGCGGGGCTGA